One window from the genome of Deltaproteobacteria bacterium encodes:
- a CDS encoding ABC transporter permease, whose protein sequence is MARSRGIPEIYRDLMYPVAAISVFLATWEAYVRISGIPNYILPGPSEILLSLVDYAATLYDHSLVTGYEVLLGYTCSIVLGGLFAIMVVWSSTLDKALMPLFLFSQTVSKIAVAPLFVVWLGFGLAPKVLVAFLISFFPVFIS, encoded by the coding sequence ATGGCGCGCTCACGAGGGATCCCCGAGATCTACCGCGACCTGATGTATCCGGTGGCGGCCATCAGCGTCTTCCTGGCAACCTGGGAAGCCTACGTCCGGATCAGCGGCATCCCCAACTATATCCTGCCTGGCCCCTCGGAGATCCTTCTCAGCCTCGTCGACTACGCGGCCACGCTCTACGACCACAGTCTGGTCACCGGGTACGAGGTCCTCCTGGGATACACCTGCAGCATCGTGCTGGGCGGCCTGTTCGCCATCATGGTGGTGTGGTCGTCCACCCTCGACAAGGCCCTGATGCCGCTGTTCCTTTTCTCGCAGACGGTCTCCAAGATCGCCGTAGCTCCCCTGTTCGTGGTCTGGCTCGGCTTCGGGCTTGCGCCGAAGGTGCTCGTCGCCTTTCTGATCTCGTTCTTTCCGGTGTTCATTTCCA